The genomic region TCGAGCATTACGGCTACACCGTCCGGATTCAAATCCCTGATCACTTTATTAACTTCACTTGGATGTACTGCGTAGTGAGCTCCTAATTCCATGGCCCATTTAAGTTTATTATCACTTCTAGAAACTGCTATTATTTTTACATAAGGTGCTAAGTGCTTAAGGTATTGAATAGCGTACGACGCTAATCCACCAACGCCGTAGACAATAACCAGCGAGTCCGGTCTTAAATAAGGCAATGCCTTTTTAACAGCCGAGTATGAAGTTAAACCTGCATCAGCTAATGGTGCGGCCTCTACCGGGTCAATATCTATCTTAACTAAGTATCTATAATTAGGTACATATAGATACTCTGCATAGCCGCCATAATAATACGATTGGCCTGGAATAGCATGACCTCTACATTGCATACATTTATCAACACGGCAATACTTACAATTCAAGTCTGCCCATATCGCGTAAACAAGGACCTTATCACCAGGATTTAACCCCTTAACTCTTTTACCAACGGCCTCAACAACACCCGCATTTTCATGACCGAGAACAAAAGGCGTTTTAAATCCCTCTCTAGGCTCCTCACCTCTCCATAATCTTACGTCTGTCTTACACATACCAGCACCTACTATTCTAACGAGTACCGATTCATCATCACCGGGTTCAGGAATATCTACGTACCCCAACCTTAATGGTTTGCTGAACTCCTGAAGTATTGCTGCTTTCACCTTCACAATACTTAATGATATAAAGTATCTTATAA from Vulcanisaeta distributa DSM 14429 harbors:
- a CDS encoding NAD(P)-dependent alcohol dehydrogenase; translation: MKVKAAILQEFSKPLRLGYVDIPEPGDDESVLVRIVGAGMCKTDVRLWRGEEPREGFKTPFVLGHENAGVVEAVGKRVKGLNPGDKVLVYAIWADLNCKYCRVDKCMQCRGHAIPGQSYYYGGYAEYLYVPNYRYLVKIDIDPVEAAPLADAGLTSYSAVKKALPYLRPDSLVIVYGVGGLASYAIQYLKHLAPYVKIIAVSRSDNKLKWAMELGAHYAVHPSEVNKVIRDLNPDGVAVMLDFVGNDESAKMIPLLEPGGAVILVGMEGKSYPIPVFETTVWQYIVIGSNYGSISEMEEMVKFVKEHGIRSYIEKVPLEENAINNALNRLAEGKVLGRFVITP